The DNA segment AAAACTGAAGAACCGTTTTGCATGTTCCTTTTCCTGGTTTGCTGTTTCCTCGAAAATATCTGCAATCTGAACGAATCCCTCTTTCCGGGCAACACCTGCGAAATAGGTGTAGCGGGTGCGGGCCTGAGATTCACCAGCAAATGCTTTTAGAAGATTCTTTTCGGTTTCTGTACCTTT comes from the Fibrobacter sp. genome and includes:
- a CDS encoding rubrerythrin family protein: MASIKGTETEKNLLKAFAGESQARTRYTYFAGVARKEGFVQIADIFEETANQEKEHAKRFFSF